The proteins below are encoded in one region of Shewanella putrefaciens:
- a CDS encoding DUF3379 domain-containing protein, translating into MDELKFRRQAYEDPHNQDLEFLQQMQEKGEYQVLVNELKNLDAKLTSALKVDVPEDLADKLILRQQLQQHHKQRRQTGFLVAMAASIAFVIGVSFSLLRLGPVDLAEHALAHVYHEDMALHLDQNVSFSQVNAQLTSLKNLGHAKFIEQPGKVYFTSYCDFQGVKSLHLVLQGEQGKVTLFIVPLEKRMVLNQTFADTKYQGMGFETADAFILLVAEDQADLRFVKEEIQNTFI; encoded by the coding sequence ATGGATGAGCTTAAATTTAGACGCCAAGCCTATGAAGATCCTCATAATCAAGATCTCGAGTTTCTCCAACAAATGCAGGAGAAGGGTGAATATCAGGTATTAGTGAATGAACTCAAAAATTTAGATGCTAAGCTGACGAGCGCACTGAAAGTCGATGTACCAGAGGACCTCGCCGATAAGCTGATTTTGCGCCAACAGTTACAACAGCACCATAAACAGCGCCGCCAAACGGGCTTTTTGGTTGCAATGGCGGCCTCCATTGCCTTTGTGATCGGCGTGAGTTTTAGCCTACTGCGTTTAGGCCCAGTCGATTTAGCCGAGCATGCGCTGGCCCATGTCTACCATGAAGATATGGCCTTACATCTTGACCAAAACGTCAGTTTTAGTCAGGTCAATGCCCAGCTCACCTCTCTGAAAAATCTCGGCCATGCCAAGTTTATTGAGCAGCCGGGCAAAGTGTATTTCACCTCTTACTGTGATTTTCAAGGGGTTAAAAGCCTGCATTTAGTGCTGCAAGGCGAGCAAGGCAAAGTGACGCTTTTTATTGTGCCTCTCGAGAAACGTATGGTGCTAAACCAAACCTTTGCCGACACTAAATATCAAGGCATGGGGTTTGAAACCGCAGATGCCTTTATTTTACTGGTAGCAGAGGATCAAGCCGATCTTCGCTTTGTAAAAGAAGAAATCCAGAATACCTTTATTTAA
- the putP gene encoding sodium/proline symporter PutP, producing MTIETPILITFVGYLVLMMAIGFWAYRATDTVDDYILGGRKMGPAVTALSVGASDMSGWLLLGLPGAVYLGGLGEAWIGIGLIFGAWLNWLFVAKRLRIYTQLADNALTLPDFFEKRFHDNQGYLKLVSAVTILVFFTFYASSGMVGGAILFEKVFGLDYTSALVIGSAIIVGYTFIGGFFAVSWTDFFQGCLMLIALLIIPFAIFSNPESHAGIESLDPAMLTLINDKTTVIGMLSLLAWGLGYFGQPHILSRFMAIGSADALPLSRRIAMSWMILSLLGALATGLAGSLYFANEPLSNPETVFIHLAQAAFNPWIGGLLIAAILSAIMSTIDSQLLVCSSVITEDFYRKWLRPKADDRELMMVGRLGVLAIAVIAGVIALNPESSVLSLVSYAWAGFGAAFGPVVLLSLFWKQYSRNGAIATIIVGALTVVIWKQLTGGIFDLYEILPGFVFAILAGVIVSKFSAPDAKITAEFEQFKSTL from the coding sequence ATGACGATTGAAACCCCGATTTTAATCACATTTGTTGGTTATTTAGTTCTGATGATGGCCATAGGTTTTTGGGCTTACCGCGCCACAGATACTGTAGATGACTATATTTTAGGTGGCCGTAAAATGGGCCCCGCCGTTACCGCACTGAGCGTGGGTGCATCCGATATGTCCGGCTGGTTATTACTGGGTTTACCCGGCGCCGTCTATTTAGGCGGTTTAGGGGAAGCTTGGATCGGCATAGGGCTAATTTTTGGTGCTTGGCTTAACTGGCTATTTGTTGCCAAACGCCTGCGTATTTATACCCAATTAGCAGACAACGCCCTTACCCTACCCGATTTTTTCGAGAAACGGTTCCACGATAACCAAGGTTATTTGAAGCTGGTTTCCGCCGTGACTATTTTAGTTTTCTTCACTTTCTATGCATCCTCCGGCATGGTGGGCGGCGCAATATTATTTGAGAAAGTCTTTGGGCTCGATTACACCTCTGCCCTAGTGATTGGCTCGGCCATCATTGTTGGTTATACCTTTATCGGTGGTTTTTTTGCGGTAAGTTGGACCGATTTCTTTCAAGGCTGTTTAATGTTAATCGCCTTGCTGATTATTCCCTTCGCCATTTTCTCCAACCCAGAGAGCCATGCGGGCATCGAATCTCTCGATCCCGCCATGTTGACACTCATCAATGACAAAACCACCGTCATTGGCATGCTGTCCTTACTCGCTTGGGGGCTGGGATATTTTGGTCAGCCACATATTTTGTCGCGTTTTATGGCCATTGGCAGCGCCGATGCCCTGCCCTTATCACGCCGTATCGCTATGAGCTGGATGATACTGTCATTACTCGGCGCTCTTGCTACGGGACTGGCTGGCTCACTGTATTTTGCCAATGAACCGCTATCTAACCCTGAAACTGTGTTTATCCATTTAGCCCAAGCCGCATTCAACCCTTGGATAGGCGGACTACTCATCGCCGCCATTTTATCGGCGATTATGAGTACCATCGATTCACAACTATTAGTTTGCTCAAGCGTGATTACTGAAGATTTTTACCGCAAGTGGTTACGCCCAAAGGCGGACGATCGTGAATTAATGATGGTGGGCCGTTTGGGCGTACTGGCCATTGCGGTCATTGCAGGCGTGATCGCCCTTAATCCCGAAAGCAGCGTGCTCAGCCTAGTGAGCTATGCTTGGGCAGGTTTTGGCGCCGCCTTTGGCCCAGTGGTTCTGCTATCCCTGTTTTGGAAACAATACAGTCGCAATGGCGCTATCGCCACTATCATTGTCGGCGCATTAACTGTGGTGATTTGGAAGCAATTAACCGGGGGGATTTTCGACTTATACGAAATACTTCCAGGCTTTGTGTTTGCGATCCTCGCAGGGGTGATCGTCAGTAAATTCTCTGCCCCCGATGCCAAAATCACCGCAGAATTTGAGCAATTCAAATCCACGTTATAA
- a CDS encoding OmpP1/FadL family transporter: protein MKTFNKTLIAVSVALASTQTFASGFQLNSQSATGMGRAFAGDAVIADNASVLSRNPAAMALFDKDAISFGLTYADITVDVKDVNFAGGAVDLGSIDDAGSSKIIPNIFYIHPIDDKFAVGFAAFSNFGTGTDASSLSKNLPAGSPAPYDLLGETEVTTVNFNASVSYRINDMFSIGAGVDAIYGEGRLTRNMGTVPLVDVDADGWAFGGIVGATVELDKDNRFGISYRFSPTVNVEGDINTVSMTTIPGVGTVPVETRFDSLDVPLADIFQVAGFHQLTPKFALHYTAQYTQWGNFDQITAKDGTATIAAVGVTQAVGDIALKEYQWKDSWLFSLGGTYTINEQFTVRAGYMHDQGVVDEISSISFPDSDRNWYTAGMSYHINPQNTVDFGIAYIKGEEVHLIENSAITGPVNAITESSGMYYSMQYSYQF, encoded by the coding sequence ATGAAAACATTCAACAAGACACTTATTGCCGTTTCCGTGGCACTGGCGAGTACACAAACATTCGCTTCAGGCTTCCAATTAAACAGCCAATCAGCCACAGGCATGGGCCGTGCTTTTGCCGGTGATGCAGTTATTGCAGATAACGCTTCTGTGTTATCCCGTAACCCAGCAGCAATGGCATTATTCGATAAAGATGCGATCTCCTTCGGTTTAACTTATGCCGATATTACCGTTGATGTAAAAGATGTGAACTTTGCCGGCGGCGCGGTTGATTTAGGCAGCATAGACGATGCAGGTTCGTCTAAAATTATCCCTAATATTTTCTACATCCACCCAATCGACGATAAATTCGCCGTGGGTTTTGCGGCATTCTCTAACTTTGGTACGGGAACAGACGCAAGCTCACTTTCTAAGAATTTACCCGCAGGTTCACCAGCTCCCTATGATCTGCTTGGCGAAACCGAAGTGACCACTGTCAACTTTAACGCCAGCGTGTCATACCGCATTAACGATATGTTCAGTATCGGTGCGGGTGTTGATGCCATCTACGGTGAAGGCCGTTTAACCCGTAATATGGGCACTGTTCCACTTGTTGATGTGGATGCCGATGGCTGGGCATTTGGCGGTATCGTGGGCGCCACTGTTGAGCTAGATAAAGATAACCGTTTCGGTATCAGCTACCGTTTCAGCCCAACAGTCAATGTTGAAGGTGATATTAATACTGTCTCGATGACAACCATACCTGGTGTGGGTACTGTTCCGGTTGAGACTCGTTTTGATAGTTTAGATGTACCGCTAGCCGATATTTTCCAAGTTGCTGGCTTCCATCAGCTCACCCCTAAGTTTGCTCTGCATTACACTGCGCAGTACACCCAGTGGGGCAACTTCGACCAAATCACAGCTAAAGATGGTACAGCCACAATTGCAGCTGTCGGAGTAACTCAAGCCGTAGGTGATATTGCACTGAAAGAATACCAATGGAAAGATTCATGGTTATTCAGCTTGGGTGGTACTTATACTATCAACGAGCAATTCACTGTCCGTGCCGGTTATATGCATGACCAAGGCGTTGTCGACGAAATCAGCTCTATTTCATTCCCAGACTCTGACCGTAACTGGTACACTGCAGGTATGAGCTATCATATCAACCCACAAAACACGGTTGACTTTGGTATTGCATATATTAAAGGTGAAGAAGTTCACTTGATCGAAAACAGCGCTATCACAGGCCCTGTCAATGCGATAACCGAATCAAGCGGCATGTACTATTCAATGCAATACAGCTACCAGTTCTAA
- a CDS encoding VOC family protein translates to MAKVIGLGGIFFKSVDPIALATWYKTHLQVPIEDWGGAAFYHNDKSTPGYHVWTPFAHSTDYFSPTDKSFMFNFVVDDLAQALAQVSQGGGQLIGTIEDSEFGRFGWFIDPDGNKVELWQPCAIPPEN, encoded by the coding sequence ATGGCTAAAGTCATTGGACTCGGTGGAATTTTTTTTAAAAGTGTAGATCCCATTGCCTTGGCAACTTGGTATAAAACCCACCTTCAAGTACCGATAGAGGATTGGGGCGGCGCGGCATTTTACCACAATGACAAATCGACCCCCGGCTACCATGTTTGGACTCCCTTCGCCCACAGCACCGACTATTTTTCACCGACCGATAAGAGCTTTATGTTCAACTTCGTTGTTGATGATCTAGCACAAGCACTCGCCCAAGTTAGCCAAGGCGGGGGCCAGCTTATCGGCACCATCGAAGACTCTGAATTTGGCCGCTTTGGCTGGTTTATCGACCCCGATGGCAATAAAGTCGAACTATGGCAACCCTGCGCCATCCCACCGGAAAACTAA
- a CDS encoding SIMPL domain-containing protein yields MEKNNLFPALLLGGFLCAGLVYLGQSTSSALLQMKAMERTVTVKGLAEKEVKANVAIWPINFTEVDNNLPKLYETVQQKTDRVVAFLKEQGFSDSEITVSLPSIEDRQAQGYVDPNVRYRYSAKVNLSVYTNQIDLMLVSRKQMINLVKEGIAIASQDYDNRTEFLFTDLNSVKPVMVQEATQNAREVAEKFAKDSDSRLGKIKSASQGQFTISDRDSSTPYIKQIRIVSTLTYYLND; encoded by the coding sequence ATGGAAAAAAATAACTTGTTTCCCGCCCTGTTGTTGGGCGGTTTTTTATGCGCTGGACTCGTTTATCTAGGGCAAAGTACCAGCTCTGCCCTACTGCAAATGAAAGCCATGGAACGCACAGTGACAGTCAAGGGCTTAGCCGAGAAAGAGGTGAAAGCCAATGTGGCCATTTGGCCGATTAACTTTACTGAGGTGGATAATAATCTGCCAAAGCTCTATGAAACTGTGCAGCAAAAAACCGATCGCGTCGTGGCGTTTTTAAAGGAACAAGGCTTTAGCGACAGTGAAATTACCGTTTCCCTTCCCTCGATTGAGGACCGCCAGGCCCAGGGTTATGTCGACCCGAATGTCAGATACCGCTATTCGGCCAAAGTGAATTTATCCGTCTATACCAACCAAATAGATCTGATGCTCGTTTCACGTAAACAAATGATTAATCTTGTGAAAGAAGGTATCGCCATCGCCAGCCAAGACTACGATAATCGCACCGAGTTTTTGTTCACAGACCTTAACAGTGTAAAACCTGTGATGGTACAAGAAGCCACCCAGAATGCCCGCGAGGTTGCTGAAAAATTTGCCAAGGATTCAGACTCACGCCTAGGTAAGATCAAAAGCGCCAGCCAAGGTCAATTTACGATTTCCGACCGTGATAGCAGCACGCCCTACATCAAACAAATTCGCATTGTTTCCACGCTCACCTATTATTTAAATGACTAA
- a CDS encoding efflux RND transporter periplasmic adaptor subunit: protein MATIPRVLLVLLAFSGVQVQATSLETIEVMSKPYANWVTLDATIEAVKAATVSAQTSGRIVKLNYDVNDIVPEGAALLEITSKEQGAELASFEADLAKARALNVESQAQYKRYKELFPQGAISKGAMDEATANAKATEQAVSAAQARVIKATESLKYTVVSAPFSGIVTERFVELGETVSPGQPLLSGFSANQMRAITQVPQRYINQLKNAPEFIVRLNDGRELTSRDLTIFSFADPVSHSYQVRINLPENEANLQPGTWAKALFKNGEREKIQLPVSALITMNELSSVYLKQGEAFVLTQVRVGEPLNGEVEVLAGLKSGDTVAMDAYQVLLNKKQ from the coding sequence ATGGCTACAATACCTCGTGTTCTTTTGGTTTTACTCGCGTTTTCTGGTGTGCAAGTACAAGCAACTTCACTAGAAACGATTGAAGTAATGAGCAAACCCTATGCAAACTGGGTGACGTTAGATGCCACTATTGAGGCGGTAAAAGCGGCGACTGTATCGGCGCAAACCTCTGGTCGCATTGTCAAACTCAACTACGATGTTAACGATATCGTCCCCGAGGGCGCCGCGCTACTGGAGATCACCAGCAAAGAGCAAGGCGCCGAGTTAGCAAGTTTTGAGGCCGATCTGGCCAAAGCCAGAGCCCTGAATGTCGAATCTCAAGCCCAGTACAAGCGCTATAAAGAGCTTTTCCCCCAAGGCGCGATTTCTAAGGGCGCTATGGATGAAGCGACCGCTAATGCCAAGGCGACTGAGCAAGCCGTCAGCGCAGCACAGGCCCGGGTTATCAAGGCAACGGAATCCTTAAAATACACTGTTGTATCCGCCCCCTTTAGCGGCATAGTCACAGAGCGATTTGTAGAGTTAGGTGAAACCGTCAGCCCAGGACAACCTTTGCTCTCGGGATTTTCGGCGAATCAAATGCGCGCAATCACCCAAGTGCCCCAACGCTATATCAATCAACTCAAGAACGCCCCTGAATTTATTGTCCGTTTAAATGACGGCCGTGAGCTAACCTCAAGGGATCTCACCATTTTTAGCTTCGCCGATCCCGTCAGCCACAGCTATCAAGTGCGGATTAATCTGCCAGAGAATGAAGCCAACCTGCAACCCGGCACATGGGCGAAGGCCCTGTTTAAAAATGGCGAGCGGGAAAAAATTCAACTTCCCGTGTCGGCGTTGATCACTATGAATGAACTCAGCAGTGTTTACCTAAAACAGGGTGAAGCCTTTGTGCTTACTCAAGTGCGCGTCGGTGAACCCTTAAATGGGGAAGTAGAAGTGCTTGCGGGACTGAAGTCCGGTGACACTGTAGCCATGGATGCTTATCAAGTGTTGCTCAATAAAAAGCAATAA
- a CDS encoding efflux RND transporter permease subunit has product MKHDPVPQNTLGISGRIAAAFQNSAITPLLALLGLLLGLFAILVTPKEEEPQIDVTFADVFIPFPGASPAEVENLVTLPAEQVISEIKGIDTLYSFSQPDGALIIVIFEVGVARNDAIVSLYNQIYSNMDKLPLGAGVGEPLIKPRGIDDVPIVSLTLWSKDQKVSAEQLTHVALGLETELKRIPGSREIYTLGQHEMVANVRIDPAKMNSFNLTYDKLRQSLNDNNHISMPASLVQGNQEIKVQAGQFLQSIDDIKQLVVSISQDKSGNTIPVYLADIADISLKSDIPKKSVWHADKTDIYPAVTIAIGKQPGQNAVDIADAVRERMAQVDNVLIPDNVEVTVSRNYGETAADKSNTLMLKLIFATTAVVVLVFFTMGARESLVVGVAIIITLAITLFASWAWGFTLNRVSLFALIFSIGILVDDAIVVVENIHRHMALGKESFSELIPVAVDEVGGPTILATFTVIAALLPMAFVSGLMGPYMSPIPINASMGMLISLAVAFIVTPWLSRKLLKHESHNDTHTVQTDEAESKMVRLFNHLIGPFLLGKNARKARVGLAAGVFVLIGIAVALPVGQLVVLKMLPFDNKSEFQVMVDMPEGTPVEQTQRVLQDLSRYLATVPEVEHLQLYAGTNAPMNFNGLVRHYFLRNSQELGDIQVNLVDKKHRNRDSHSIALSVREDLQHIGAQYRANIKVVEVPPGPPVWSPIVAEVYGPSPAIREQAAYEMQALFHETKDVVDIDIFLPAAQQKWQVMIDRSKASLMAVPYSNIVDLIATSVGGKDVSYLHQVQQKQPVPIRLQLKEGAKVDLEQVLNLKLQSQTGQSVPVSELVTIKRGKIDAPIIHKNMIPMVMVVADMSGPLDSPLYGMFDMAGKIDGADGLGFDQHYIHQPTGLDSVAVLWDGEWKITYETFRDMGIAYAVGMIAIYLLVVAQFRSYLVPLIIMAPIPLTVIGVMPGHALLGAQFTATSMIGMIALAGIIVRNSILLVDFINQETASGVPFERAVIHSGAVRAKPIMLTALAAMIGALFILDDPIFNGLAISLIFGIFISTLLTLVVIPVLYYAAMKNRISLTQPSN; this is encoded by the coding sequence ATGAAACATGATCCTGTACCACAGAACACACTTGGGATTTCGGGCCGAATTGCCGCGGCCTTCCAAAACAGTGCTATCACCCCGCTGCTCGCCCTACTCGGGTTGCTACTGGGGCTATTTGCCATTCTTGTGACGCCAAAGGAAGAAGAACCGCAGATTGACGTCACCTTCGCCGACGTGTTTATTCCATTTCCCGGCGCGAGCCCCGCGGAGGTGGAAAATTTAGTGACTCTACCTGCGGAGCAAGTGATCTCCGAAATCAAAGGGATAGATACACTCTATTCGTTTTCCCAACCCGATGGCGCGCTGATTATCGTCATCTTCGAGGTGGGTGTCGCTCGAAATGATGCCATTGTCAGCTTGTATAATCAGATTTATTCCAATATGGATAAACTGCCCCTAGGCGCGGGGGTTGGCGAACCCTTGATTAAGCCGCGCGGCATAGATGATGTCCCGATTGTCAGCTTAACCTTATGGTCAAAGGACCAGAAGGTTTCGGCCGAGCAGCTTACCCACGTTGCACTGGGTTTAGAGACCGAACTGAAACGTATTCCCGGCTCGCGCGAGATCTACACCCTTGGCCAACATGAGATGGTGGCGAATGTGCGGATCGATCCCGCCAAAATGAACAGCTTCAATCTCACCTATGACAAGCTAAGACAAAGCCTTAACGACAATAACCACATTTCAATGCCCGCATCTCTGGTGCAGGGTAATCAGGAAATTAAAGTCCAAGCCGGGCAATTTCTGCAGTCTATCGATGATATCAAGCAACTGGTTGTCAGTATTTCACAGGATAAAAGCGGTAACACGATTCCGGTTTATTTAGCGGATATTGCCGATATCAGTTTAAAGAGTGATATTCCGAAGAAGAGCGTCTGGCACGCCGATAAAACCGATATTTACCCCGCTGTCACTATCGCTATCGGTAAACAGCCGGGGCAAAACGCCGTCGATATTGCCGATGCCGTGCGCGAGCGTATGGCACAGGTCGACAATGTGCTCATTCCTGACAATGTGGAAGTCACTGTATCGCGCAATTACGGCGAAACTGCGGCAGATAAATCCAATACATTGATGTTAAAGTTAATTTTTGCCACGACTGCCGTAGTAGTGCTGGTCTTCTTCACCATGGGAGCCCGCGAATCCTTAGTCGTTGGCGTGGCGATTATCATCACGCTGGCCATCACCCTCTTTGCCTCTTGGGCCTGGGGATTCACCTTAAACCGCGTGTCACTTTTCGCTCTGATTTTCTCCATCGGTATCTTGGTCGACGATGCCATAGTCGTGGTAGAAAACATCCACAGACACATGGCCCTTGGCAAAGAATCCTTCAGCGAGCTTATCCCCGTGGCCGTCGATGAAGTGGGTGGCCCCACCATTTTAGCCACCTTTACCGTTATCGCGGCTTTACTACCTATGGCTTTCGTATCCGGCTTAATGGGCCCCTATATGAGCCCAATTCCCATTAATGCCAGTATGGGTATGCTCATTTCCCTCGCCGTCGCCTTTATCGTTACGCCATGGCTGAGTCGCAAACTGTTGAAACATGAGTCCCATAATGACACTCATACGGTGCAAACCGATGAGGCAGAAAGCAAGATGGTGCGCCTCTTTAACCATTTAATCGGCCCCTTCCTACTGGGTAAGAATGCCCGTAAGGCCAGAGTCGGTTTGGCCGCAGGGGTATTTGTGTTAATAGGTATCGCCGTTGCCCTGCCCGTAGGCCAGCTTGTGGTGCTTAAAATGCTGCCCTTCGATAACAAGTCGGAATTCCAAGTGATGGTGGATATGCCTGAGGGTACCCCCGTCGAACAGACACAAAGAGTGCTACAGGATTTAAGCCGTTATCTGGCGACAGTGCCCGAGGTCGAGCATCTGCAACTCTATGCGGGCACCAATGCGCCGATGAACTTTAACGGCTTAGTGCGCCATTACTTCCTGCGTAACAGTCAGGAACTGGGTGATATTCAGGTCAATCTAGTGGATAAAAAGCATAGGAACCGTGATAGCCACAGCATTGCCCTGTCGGTTAGGGAAGATCTACAACATATTGGCGCCCAATATCGAGCCAATATTAAAGTGGTTGAAGTGCCCCCAGGCCCACCCGTTTGGTCCCCCATAGTCGCCGAAGTCTATGGTCCAAGCCCGGCTATCCGTGAGCAAGCGGCCTATGAAATGCAAGCGCTATTTCACGAGACCAAAGATGTGGTCGATATCGATATCTTCTTGCCCGCAGCACAACAAAAATGGCAAGTGATGATAGATCGCAGTAAAGCCAGCCTGATGGCCGTACCCTACAGCAATATTGTCGATTTGATCGCGACCTCGGTTGGTGGCAAAGATGTGAGCTATTTACATCAAGTCCAACAGAAGCAACCCGTACCCATTCGCTTACAACTTAAGGAAGGTGCTAAGGTCGATTTAGAACAAGTACTAAACCTAAAACTGCAAAGCCAAACCGGGCAATCTGTGCCAGTCTCTGAGCTAGTGACTATTAAGCGCGGCAAGATAGATGCCCCTATTATCCATAAAAATATGATCCCTATGGTCATGGTCGTCGCCGACATGTCAGGGCCTCTGGATAGCCCACTCTACGGCATGTTCGATATGGCGGGAAAAATCGATGGCGCCGATGGTTTAGGATTTGATCAGCATTATATCCATCAACCCACAGGGCTAGACTCAGTCGCCGTGCTCTGGGATGGCGAATGGAAGATCACCTACGAAACCTTTAGGGATATGGGTATCGCCTATGCCGTTGGCATGATTGCGATTTATTTATTGGTCGTAGCACAGTTTAGATCCTATCTGGTGCCGCTTATTATCATGGCCCCCATTCCACTGACTGTGATTGGTGTCATGCCAGGGCATGCCCTACTCGGAGCCCAGTTCACTGCGACGTCTATGATAGGCATGATAGCGTTAGCGGGGATCATTGTGCGTAACTCAATATTATTAGTGGACTTTATCAATCAAGAAACCGCATCCGGCGTGCCCTTTGAACGGGCGGTAATCCACTCGGGTGCCGTGCGGGCAAAACCCATTATGCTCACCGCTTTAGCGGCCATGATAGGTGCCCTGTTTATTCTCGATGATCCGATTTTCAATGGGCTTGCGATCAGCCTAATTTTCGGGATTTTTATCTCGACGCTGCTGACCTTAGTCGTGATCCCAGTGCTGTATTACGCGGCCATGAAAAACCGCATAAGCTTAACTCAACCGTCCAATTAA
- a CDS encoding YgaP family membrane protein produces the protein MSLERSIMAFAGFMVLLSLVLTALVHHNFVWLTAFVGANLFQSAFTGFCPAAMVLRKLGIKSEAEIAKQS, from the coding sequence ATGTCTTTAGAACGCAGTATTATGGCTTTTGCAGGATTTATGGTGTTACTGTCTTTGGTGTTAACCGCCTTAGTACATCATAACTTTGTCTGGTTAACGGCCTTTGTTGGCGCTAACCTATTCCAGAGCGCATTCACTGGCTTCTGTCCCGCCGCCATGGTTTTACGTAAATTGGGAATAAAATCAGAAGCTGAGATTGCAAAACAAAGTTAA
- a CDS encoding rhodanese-like domain-containing protein has translation MIHNVLSRGQRVLHLALFCLLSLVLVPTMANAAEQDAAIAWDKIAAGAMVVDVRTPEEFAEGHLTNAVNIPFEQVAEEFAKRGIAKDAPVVLYCRSGRRSGIAIEALVAAGYTQTHNAGGYQSLIEAQKTPAK, from the coding sequence GTGATCCACAATGTACTGTCACGCGGTCAAAGAGTGCTGCACCTTGCCCTGTTTTGCCTGCTATCACTGGTACTCGTGCCAACGATGGCAAATGCCGCCGAGCAAGATGCTGCAATCGCCTGGGATAAAATTGCCGCCGGTGCTATGGTCGTCGATGTCAGAACGCCCGAAGAATTCGCCGAAGGTCATTTAACCAATGCGGTGAATATTCCCTTCGAGCAAGTCGCAGAGGAATTTGCCAAGCGTGGTATAGCCAAAGATGCGCCAGTCGTCTTATATTGCCGCAGTGGTCGCCGAAGCGGTATAGCAATAGAGGCCCTCGTCGCCGCTGGGTACACTCAAACCCACAATGCTGGCGGCTATCAAAGCTTAATCGAGGCGCAAAAAACGCCCGCTAAGTAA